A genomic stretch from Candidatus Hydrogenisulfobacillus filiaventi includes:
- the ftsH gene encoding ATP-dependent cytoplasmic membrane protease (Evidence 2a : Function from experimental evidences in other organisms; PubMedId : 9076729, 9084181, 9287010, 9352926, 10851010, 10913836, 12533473, 24001521, 22720735; Product type e : enzyme) produces MQNRWLRGVITIVFVVLFISLLMQFLRTPQRSVAQQPYSTLLAAAQARQVRTALLDSSTHTVTWTTTQGKRFATVYPEGGSAQLATLLDADGVSVSATRPPTPSVWLSVISNFLPALLIIGLFYLLFRQGQGGNRMLAFGKSQARVQLDPQRRVTFNDVAGLDEEKQELEEIVDFLKNPKRYLELGARIPKGVILFGPPGTGKTLLAKAVAGEAGVPFFSEVGSSFVEMFVGVGASRVRDLFEQAKKNAPCIVFIDELDAVGRMRGAGYGGGNDEREQTLNQLLVEMDGFGVNEGIIVMAATNRPDVLDPALLRPGRFDRQIVVNRPDLKGRLAILKVHTRNKPLAPDVDLELIARRTPGFTGADLENLTNEAALLAARARQKMITTANFLEAAERVMAGPQKKSRVITDREKRVVAFHESGHALVGMMVPHGDPIDKVTIIPRGMAMGYTMPIPTEDRYLVTKDQILDKVAMALGGRAAEQIVFGEISTGAQDDLEKSTRMVRQMITEYGMSDELGPLTYGTRQEQVFLGRDLMRERNYSEEVASAIDKAIRRIVFQQYERAKSILLEHRSALNRLAMALLEKETLEKEELAALVQA; encoded by the coding sequence ATGCAGAACCGCTGGCTACGCGGGGTGATCACCATTGTCTTTGTGGTGCTGTTTATTTCCCTTTTGATGCAGTTTTTAAGAACGCCCCAACGGTCGGTCGCCCAACAGCCCTACAGCACCCTCCTCGCCGCCGCCCAGGCCCGGCAGGTCCGCACGGCGTTGCTGGACTCCTCCACCCACACCGTGACCTGGACCACCACTCAGGGAAAGCGGTTTGCCACCGTCTATCCGGAGGGCGGCAGCGCCCAGCTGGCGACCCTGCTGGACGCGGACGGGGTGAGCGTCTCGGCCACCCGGCCCCCGACGCCTTCGGTCTGGCTGAGTGTGATCAGCAACTTCCTCCCGGCGTTGCTCATCATCGGCCTGTTCTACCTCCTCTTCCGGCAGGGCCAGGGCGGCAACCGCATGCTGGCGTTCGGCAAGTCGCAGGCGCGGGTGCAGCTGGACCCGCAGCGCCGGGTGACCTTTAACGACGTGGCCGGTCTCGATGAAGAGAAGCAGGAGCTGGAGGAGATCGTCGACTTCCTCAAGAATCCCAAGCGCTACCTTGAGCTGGGCGCCCGCATCCCCAAGGGGGTCATCCTGTTCGGCCCCCCCGGGACCGGCAAGACCCTGCTGGCCAAGGCGGTGGCAGGGGAGGCCGGGGTGCCCTTCTTCAGCGAGGTCGGGTCCAGCTTTGTGGAGATGTTTGTGGGGGTGGGCGCTTCGCGGGTGCGGGACCTGTTCGAGCAGGCCAAGAAGAACGCCCCCTGCATTGTGTTCATCGATGAGCTGGATGCGGTGGGCCGCATGCGCGGCGCCGGCTACGGCGGCGGCAACGACGAGCGGGAACAGACCCTGAACCAGCTGCTGGTCGAGATGGACGGGTTCGGGGTCAACGAGGGCATCATCGTGATGGCGGCCACCAACCGGCCCGATGTGCTCGACCCCGCCCTGCTGCGGCCGGGGCGCTTCGACCGCCAGATTGTGGTCAACCGGCCTGACCTCAAGGGCCGTCTGGCCATCCTCAAGGTGCATACCCGCAATAAGCCCCTGGCCCCGGATGTGGACCTGGAGCTGATTGCCCGCCGGACCCCCGGCTTTACGGGCGCCGATCTGGAGAACTTGACCAACGAGGCAGCCCTGCTGGCGGCGCGGGCCCGCCAGAAGATGATTACCACCGCGAATTTCCTGGAGGCGGCCGAACGGGTCATGGCCGGTCCCCAAAAGAAGAGCCGGGTGATCACGGACCGCGAGAAGCGGGTGGTAGCGTTCCACGAATCCGGCCATGCCCTGGTGGGGATGATGGTGCCGCACGGCGACCCCATCGACAAGGTTACGATTATCCCCCGCGGCATGGCTATGGGCTATACCATGCCGATCCCGACCGAGGACCGCTACCTGGTAACCAAGGACCAGATCCTGGACAAGGTGGCCATGGCGCTGGGGGGCCGCGCGGCGGAACAGATTGTCTTCGGGGAGATTTCGACCGGCGCCCAGGATGACCTCGAGAAGTCCACCCGCATGGTGCGGCAGATGATCACCGAATACGGCATGTCGGACGAGCTGGGGCCCCTCACCTACGGCACCCGCCAGGAGCAGGTGTTCCTGGGTCGGGACCTGATGCGGGAGCGCAACTACAGCGAGGAGGTGGCCTCGGCCATCGACAAGGCCATCCGGCGCATCGTCTTCCAGCAGTATGAGCGGGCCAAAAGCATCCTGCTCGAGCATCGCAGCGCGCTGAACCGGCTGGCGATGGCCCTGCTGGAGAAGGAGACCCTGGAAAAGGAGGAGCTGGCGGCCCTGGTCCAGGCCTGA
- a CDS encoding Lytic transglycosylase has product MRRRMRAVTLGLILGTGLAVPWFGRGGPARAASLSSLEAQQQALEQQIHAERAAYNQAQATAAQLMGQIQDLSRQLNATQARMASTAQQLAAVEAQMARTRALYDRTQAAYQATLTQYTVMQAKLAATEKQLAYEKGLLTGQLRLIEEHGSVGYLDVLVGARTFQQFVSRMYLLGQVAGQAADEVATIRVEEQQETYEKTVLADDLSLLARRRAALAAAQSLLARQAAAAAALKAQEQAQALSLSAGISQRQQLMDQLRQQEASMLAAMSALRAQIAAVTAQIEQILGQFNAGGISRRQLYDKLYPLVAPIAARFGLSPALVIAVITQESGGNQSAVSSAGAIGLMQLEPATAAQIGVNPYDPYQNVVGGCTYLHDMLQLFHGNLALALAAYNAGPGAVEAYGDQIPPYPQTQQYVANVLALYRIYSSY; this is encoded by the coding sequence ATGCGTCGGCGGATGCGGGCGGTGACACTGGGACTGATCCTGGGGACGGGGCTGGCGGTGCCGTGGTTCGGCCGGGGCGGGCCGGCGCGGGCAGCCTCCCTCAGCAGCCTGGAGGCGCAGCAGCAGGCCCTGGAGCAGCAGATCCACGCCGAACGGGCCGCCTACAATCAGGCGCAGGCCACCGCCGCCCAGCTGATGGGCCAGATCCAGGACTTGAGCCGGCAGTTGAACGCTACCCAGGCCCGGATGGCCTCCACGGCCCAGCAGCTGGCGGCAGTGGAGGCGCAGATGGCCCGTACCCGGGCCCTGTACGACCGCACGCAGGCCGCCTACCAAGCGACCCTCACCCAGTACACCGTCATGCAGGCCAAGCTGGCGGCCACCGAAAAGCAGCTGGCCTATGAGAAGGGCCTGCTGACTGGCCAGCTGCGGCTGATTGAGGAGCACGGCTCCGTGGGTTACCTCGATGTACTGGTGGGTGCCCGGACCTTTCAACAGTTTGTCAGCCGGATGTACCTGCTGGGTCAGGTGGCCGGCCAGGCGGCCGACGAGGTGGCCACCATCCGGGTGGAGGAGCAGCAGGAGACCTATGAGAAGACGGTCCTGGCCGACGACCTGAGCCTGTTGGCCAGGCGGCGGGCCGCCCTGGCCGCAGCGCAAAGCCTGCTGGCCCGCCAGGCGGCTGCCGCCGCCGCCCTCAAGGCCCAGGAGCAGGCCCAGGCCTTGAGCCTGTCCGCCGGCATTTCCCAGCGCCAGCAGCTGATGGACCAGCTGCGGCAGCAGGAGGCCTCGATGCTGGCGGCCATGAGCGCCCTGCGGGCCCAGATTGCGGCCGTGACCGCTCAGATTGAGCAGATCCTGGGCCAGTTCAACGCGGGCGGTATCAGCCGCCGTCAGCTGTATGACAAGCTGTATCCGCTGGTGGCCCCCATTGCCGCCCGCTTCGGCCTCTCCCCGGCCCTGGTGATCGCAGTTATCACCCAGGAATCGGGCGGCAACCAGTCGGCGGTCAGCTCCGCCGGGGCCATCGGGCTGATGCAGCTGGAACCGGCCACCGCCGCCCAGATCGGGGTGAACCCCTATGACCCCTATCAGAATGTGGTCGGCGGCTGTACGTATCTCCATGACATGCTGCAGCTGTTCCACGGCAATCTGGCCCTGGCGCTGGCCGCCTACAACGCGGGCCCGGGGGCGGTGGAGGCCTACGGGGATCAGATTCCCCCCTATCCGCAGACGCAGCAGTACGTGGCCAACGTCCTGGCGCTCTACCGCATCTATTCCAGCTATTAA
- a CDS encoding membrane protein of unknown function (Evidence 5 : Unknown function) yields the protein MPLGEWWRRYRPVHLSWHPRRWGAPRVHRWGGRAGPASGPWPVAINGAAATLIFRAVLATAAWAGAPPLNPELWLGTFFTADLPAAAVVGTVVMLAAGAGTAALYHALRPYLPEAPLAAGMRFGLGLWLVTGLIGFPVFAWLSPMVNNGLLLDPGAFGLGFGVLDAVILLLAYLVLGTALALGQALWMGAGR from the coding sequence ATGCCGCTCGGGGAGTGGTGGCGGCGGTACCGTCCGGTCCACCTGTCCTGGCACCCGCGGCGCTGGGGCGCGCCGCGGGTGCACCGCTGGGGAGGCCGGGCCGGGCCCGCCTCCGGCCCCTGGCCGGTAGCCATCAACGGGGCCGCCGCCACCCTGATCTTCCGGGCCGTCCTCGCCACCGCCGCCTGGGCCGGGGCCCCACCCCTGAATCCCGAACTCTGGCTGGGGACCTTTTTCACAGCCGACCTCCCGGCGGCGGCCGTGGTGGGAACGGTGGTGATGCTGGCAGCCGGGGCGGGGACGGCCGCCCTTTACCATGCCCTGCGCCCGTATCTGCCGGAGGCGCCGCTGGCAGCCGGGATGCGGTTCGGACTGGGCCTGTGGCTGGTAACGGGTCTCATTGGGTTCCCGGTTTTTGCCTGGCTCAGTCCGATGGTCAACAACGGCCTCCTCCTCGACCCTGGAGCCTTCGGTCTGGGGTTCGGCGTGCTCGACGCCGTCATCCTGCTGCTGGCCTACCTGGTGCTGGGAACGGCCCTGGCGCTGGGGCAGGCCCTATGGATGGGGGCCGGACGCTAG
- a CDS encoding protein of unknown function (Evidence 5 : Unknown function) encodes MHGWSGRAAVPVLLAGLLAAGGCGSRPVTISRTASPAAVKARLLRIMQRWGATQAVVEETATGGPEPGTMVVRLDTAGGGAIRAQWTGPHGRTHLLVADDHQVVRYTAGAGHYTVEPAGSTEGDPRWLVGTGLVPFLNGARPLSAAFAGHTVTLRCQAALPGGPGIASLVFDPGSGRPLAWSATWTPAGSRTPETLHERVESFSAGSGLPAGTFEFTPPAGVQPAVEAQAPDGSFVRVTQGVVVPPAGSGLTLNTIITSGGSPPVLMLAYAGPDGRPLLVTEFAAATGPADPAGSGATPITIAGLPADTATLATGQAYIGFTWHGTRVWLEGTSGEVPALANAWLTALNQGSPGPAPASGTGNRPA; translated from the coding sequence GTGCACGGCTGGAGCGGTAGGGCGGCGGTGCCGGTACTGCTGGCGGGCCTGCTCGCGGCCGGCGGGTGCGGCAGCCGCCCGGTGACCATCTCCCGGACCGCGTCGCCGGCCGCGGTCAAAGCCCGCCTGCTCCGGATTATGCAGCGCTGGGGAGCCACCCAGGCGGTGGTGGAGGAAACGGCCACGGGCGGTCCCGAGCCGGGGACGATGGTGGTACGGCTCGATACAGCCGGCGGCGGCGCTATCCGAGCCCAATGGACCGGCCCGCACGGCCGCACGCATCTGCTGGTGGCGGATGACCATCAGGTGGTGCGCTATACCGCCGGAGCTGGCCACTATACGGTGGAGCCGGCGGGGTCTACCGAAGGGGATCCCCGTTGGCTGGTGGGCACCGGGCTGGTGCCGTTCCTGAACGGGGCCCGCCCCCTTTCGGCGGCCTTCGCCGGCCATACCGTCACGTTGCGTTGCCAGGCCGCACTCCCGGGCGGGCCAGGCATCGCCTCCCTGGTCTTTGATCCCGGCAGCGGGCGGCCCTTGGCCTGGAGCGCCACCTGGACCCCGGCCGGGAGCCGGACGCCGGAGACCCTCCATGAACGGGTGGAGAGCTTTAGCGCCGGGTCCGGCCTGCCGGCCGGCACCTTCGAATTCACCCCGCCGGCCGGGGTCCAGCCGGCGGTGGAGGCCCAGGCCCCGGACGGCAGCTTTGTACGGGTGACGCAAGGGGTGGTGGTGCCGCCAGCCGGGTCGGGGCTGACCCTGAATACCATCATTACCAGTGGCGGCAGCCCGCCGGTGCTGATGCTGGCCTATGCCGGCCCCGATGGGCGTCCCCTGCTGGTCACGGAATTCGCCGCCGCCACCGGTCCGGCCGACCCCGCCGGCAGCGGGGCCACCCCCATCACCATCGCCGGCCTCCCCGCCGACACCGCCACCCTGGCGACCGGGCAGGCTTATATCGGTTTTACCTGGCATGGCACCCGGGTGTGGCTGGAAGGCACCAGCGGGGAGGTGCCGGCGCTGGCCAACGCGTGGCTGACCGCCCTCAACCAGGGCTCCCCCGGCCCGGCACCCGCTTCCGGTACGGGCAACCGCCCGGCCTAG
- a CDS encoding 5-methyltetrahydropteroyltriglutamate--homocysteine methyltransferase — protein sequence MKTCVIGSYPKIPAQEGQPSVRAALHRFERRQIGPRQLEDTFRAVTGRTLELFTREGLDLITDGQIRWNDLLDPVARDIDNLDAAGLERYFDNNFYYRQPVITGRLSWAGGTLAEWTRLALDQAERPLKVALPGPFTVLLLSRNTSYADEQDLLNDLIEVLRLEAESVAALGVAEIQWDEPALVQPPRTSSLLTPDTVTRALTALCADAAYPQGLALYYGDSEPLWDLLSRVPVQRVYLDLVSAPRMRERLSRETFLSPDQEVGLGLVDARSARLETPGDVAWAGPILTRQGTDRVWIHPNSGLELLPPDRAAAKVGLLRPLAAALGSAVR from the coding sequence GTGAAGACCTGCGTCATCGGCTCCTATCCCAAAATTCCGGCCCAGGAGGGCCAGCCCAGCGTCCGCGCTGCCCTGCACCGGTTCGAGCGCCGGCAGATCGGGCCGCGGCAGCTGGAGGATACCTTCCGGGCGGTGACCGGCCGCACCCTGGAACTTTTCACCCGCGAGGGGTTGGACCTCATCACCGACGGGCAGATCCGGTGGAACGACCTACTGGACCCCGTCGCCCGCGACATCGATAACCTCGACGCCGCCGGCCTGGAGCGGTACTTCGACAACAACTTCTACTACCGGCAGCCCGTCATCACCGGCCGGCTGAGCTGGGCGGGGGGAACGCTGGCGGAATGGACCCGGCTGGCGTTAGACCAGGCCGAGCGCCCGCTCAAGGTGGCTCTGCCCGGCCCGTTCACCGTGCTGTTGCTATCGCGTAACACCAGTTACGCCGACGAGCAGGACCTCCTGAACGACCTGATTGAGGTCCTGCGCCTGGAGGCGGAATCAGTGGCCGCGCTGGGCGTAGCCGAGATCCAGTGGGACGAGCCTGCCCTGGTCCAGCCGCCCCGCACCAGCAGCCTGTTGACGCCGGACACCGTCACCCGCGCCTTGACCGCCCTGTGTGCCGATGCCGCCTACCCCCAAGGCCTGGCGCTCTACTACGGGGACAGCGAGCCCCTGTGGGACCTCCTGAGCCGCGTTCCGGTACAGCGGGTGTACCTGGATCTGGTCTCCGCCCCCCGCATGCGCGAACGCCTGAGCCGGGAAACCTTCCTAAGCCCGGACCAGGAGGTGGGACTGGGGCTGGTTGATGCCCGCTCCGCGCGCCTGGAGACGCCGGGCGACGTTGCCTGGGCCGGGCCCATCCTGACCCGCCAGGGGACCGACCGGGTCTGGATCCACCCCAACTCCGGTCTGGAGCTCCTGCCGCCGGATCGCGCGGCCGCCAAGGTGGGTCTGCTGCGTCCGCTGGCCGCCGCCCTCGGCTCCGCTGTCCGTTGA
- the metE gene encoding Methionine synthase: MSNQSHHPLLLTTTVGSFPKPPELLAARARFRRGEIDAGALAAAERAATEKVIRLQEELGLDILVHGEMERGDMVAYFAEHWRGFEESLPVRSYGNRYYRKPIVTGRVERGPEALGEKAYREAQALTAKPVKGMLTGPYTIMDWSFNVHYPDRRSLVLDLAQLVHEEVLALDRAGAEYIQIDEPALSTRPDEVDLAIEAMAIVTQGVKAKTVSHICYGNYDRLYPAVLDLPVDQLDLEAANRDYELLDVIARHRKDHPWPKGKELALGVLDVHRHQVESRDQVEAGIRRALELVGPDQLLVDPDCGLKTRTWEEAEAKLRVMMEAVHAVRRELGVE, translated from the coding sequence GTGAGCAACCAGTCACACCACCCCCTGCTCCTGACCACCACTGTGGGCAGCTTTCCCAAGCCGCCCGAGCTGCTGGCGGCGCGCGCCCGGTTCCGCCGCGGGGAGATCGATGCCGGGGCCCTGGCAGCGGCCGAACGGGCAGCCACCGAAAAGGTCATCCGCCTGCAGGAGGAGCTGGGTCTGGACATCCTGGTGCATGGCGAGATGGAGCGCGGCGACATGGTCGCCTACTTCGCCGAGCACTGGCGCGGGTTTGAGGAATCGCTGCCCGTCCGCTCCTACGGCAACCGCTATTACCGCAAGCCGATCGTCACCGGCCGCGTGGAGCGGGGTCCCGAGGCGCTGGGGGAAAAGGCGTACCGGGAGGCCCAGGCCCTGACCGCCAAGCCGGTGAAGGGGATGCTGACCGGACCCTACACCATCATGGACTGGTCCTTCAACGTCCACTACCCCGACCGCCGCTCGCTGGTCCTGGACCTGGCCCAACTGGTGCATGAGGAGGTTCTGGCGCTTGACCGGGCCGGGGCGGAATATATCCAGATTGACGAACCGGCCCTCTCTACCCGTCCCGACGAGGTGGACCTGGCCATCGAGGCCATGGCCATCGTCACCCAGGGGGTCAAGGCCAAGACCGTGAGCCACATCTGTTACGGCAACTATGACCGCCTGTACCCGGCGGTGCTAGATCTGCCCGTAGACCAGCTGGATCTGGAAGCGGCCAACCGCGACTATGAGCTGCTGGATGTCATCGCCCGCCACCGCAAGGATCACCCCTGGCCCAAGGGCAAGGAGCTGGCGTTGGGCGTGCTGGACGTCCACCGCCATCAGGTGGAGTCGCGGGACCAGGTGGAGGCCGGCATCCGGCGGGCACTGGAACTGGTCGGGCCCGATCAGCTGCTCGTCGACCCCGACTGCGGGCTGAAGACCCGGACCTGGGAGGAAGCCGAAGCCAAACTGCGGGTGATGATGGAGGCCGTACACGCCGTACGCCGGGAGCTGGGCGTGGAATAA
- a CDS encoding 5,10-methylenetetrahydrofolate reductase / Homolog of homocysteine-binding domain has product MEPQATELEALLADPRRTLIGDGALGTWLAAAGVAPEDQPWLVLRDPDRILDLHLAYLQAGARLLETATFLANRVKLAALGREDIDVYTVNRRAAQLARHARDTFGEPAWVLGSLGPLGPRVVLPGEEAGPADLPYETAYAAYREAVSGLVAGGVDGFIVETLSDLGTARAAVAAIRAESALPVVVTFAFSLEGTTLYGLTPEAAAEGVLDLPGGPPAVVGANCGTGPSPLLDAVLRMAPILRGHGIRLAAIPNAGQPHLHGQALEYPASPDYMATLVPALKAAGCAVIGGCCGTTPAHIAAMAAADRREAEPVSGRLELAGGEERPADGGGPQPSPLESRLQAGRFVISVELDPPRGANPARLLAAARTLAAAGVDAVNVADSPMARVRMSAMATGRLIREAAGLDIILHFTTRDRNLMGLESDLLGAYALGMQNILCLTGDPPALGDYAASTAVYDLDSVGLVQVLQRFKAGEDSFGHSIGQPLRFLAGVGANPNHPDLKEEAVRVRRKLEAGADFIMTQPLYDAGRYLAWLDAVGPLPVPVLVGVMPLVSYRQAEYLHHEVPGIDIPEAVREAMRQAGQDGARVGMELALAFLEALPGNLAGIYLVPSFNKVEPLLPLIEAARRRYSRAG; this is encoded by the coding sequence ATGGAACCACAGGCGACCGAGCTGGAAGCATTGCTAGCCGATCCCCGCCGCACCCTTATCGGGGACGGGGCCCTCGGCACCTGGCTGGCGGCCGCCGGCGTGGCCCCCGAGGACCAGCCCTGGCTGGTGCTGCGGGATCCGGACCGCATCCTGGACCTGCATCTGGCCTATCTCCAGGCCGGGGCCCGGCTGCTGGAAACCGCCACCTTCCTGGCCAACCGCGTCAAGCTGGCGGCTTTGGGCCGGGAGGACATCGACGTCTACACCGTCAACCGCAGGGCCGCCCAGCTGGCCCGGCACGCGCGGGACACGTTCGGGGAGCCTGCCTGGGTGCTAGGCTCGTTAGGCCCCCTGGGGCCTCGCGTGGTCCTGCCGGGAGAGGAGGCGGGCCCGGCCGACCTGCCCTACGAGACGGCCTATGCGGCGTACCGGGAGGCGGTTTCCGGGCTGGTGGCGGGAGGCGTGGACGGCTTTATCGTGGAGACCCTCTCCGACCTCGGCACCGCCCGCGCGGCGGTGGCCGCCATCCGTGCTGAAAGCGCCCTGCCGGTGGTGGTGACCTTTGCCTTCTCCCTGGAAGGCACCACCCTTTATGGGCTGACCCCGGAAGCCGCGGCCGAAGGGGTGCTGGACCTGCCCGGCGGCCCGCCGGCCGTGGTCGGGGCCAACTGCGGTACCGGCCCCAGCCCCTTGTTGGATGCCGTCTTGCGCATGGCCCCCATCCTGCGCGGGCACGGCATCCGCTTGGCCGCCATCCCTAACGCCGGCCAGCCCCATCTGCACGGCCAGGCCCTGGAGTACCCCGCCAGCCCGGATTACATGGCCACCCTGGTACCGGCGTTGAAGGCGGCCGGCTGCGCGGTCATCGGCGGCTGCTGCGGCACCACCCCGGCCCACATCGCCGCCATGGCTGCTGCCGACCGCCGGGAAGCGGAACCGGTCAGCGGCCGGCTGGAGCTGGCGGGCGGAGAGGAGCGGCCCGCGGACGGCGGCGGCCCCCAGCCGTCCCCGCTTGAAAGCCGCCTCCAGGCCGGCCGTTTTGTTATCAGTGTGGAGCTGGACCCGCCGCGGGGGGCCAACCCCGCCCGCCTGCTGGCCGCTGCGCGCACCCTGGCGGCGGCGGGGGTGGACGCCGTCAACGTGGCCGACTCCCCCATGGCCCGGGTGCGGATGAGCGCCATGGCCACCGGCCGACTGATACGGGAGGCGGCGGGGCTGGACATCATCCTGCATTTCACCACCCGCGACCGCAACCTGATGGGTCTGGAGAGCGACCTGCTGGGGGCTTATGCCCTGGGGATGCAGAACATCCTCTGCCTGACCGGTGACCCGCCCGCCTTGGGGGACTACGCCGCCTCCACCGCCGTGTATGACCTCGACTCGGTCGGCCTGGTGCAGGTGTTGCAGCGGTTCAAGGCAGGCGAGGACAGTTTCGGCCATAGCATCGGGCAGCCGCTACGCTTCCTGGCCGGGGTCGGGGCCAATCCCAACCACCCCGACCTTAAGGAGGAGGCGGTCCGGGTCCGGCGCAAGCTGGAGGCCGGGGCCGATTTCATCATGACTCAGCCCCTGTATGATGCCGGCCGCTACCTGGCCTGGCTTGACGCGGTCGGGCCTCTGCCGGTGCCGGTGCTGGTGGGGGTGATGCCGCTGGTCTCCTACCGGCAGGCGGAATACCTGCACCACGAAGTACCGGGCATCGACATCCCGGAGGCCGTGCGGGAGGCCATGCGCCAGGCCGGCCAGGACGGGGCGCGGGTGGGCATGGAATTGGCCCTCGCCTTTCTGGAGGCCCTGCCCGGCAACTTGGCCGGCATTTACCTGGTCCCTTCCTTCAATAAGGTGGAACCCCTGCTCCCCCTCATCGAAGCCGCCCGGCGGCGCTATTCCCGCGCCGGGTGA
- a CDS encoding NYN domain-containing protein — protein sequence MDRSNERVAIFVDGANMFYAQRLLGWHLDFARVIEYFTRGREMYNAFYYTGVQVPPDNSQRDFLTALRHLGFTIREKSIKETVDQNTNAVIRRANLDIEIVIDMFNTAGRYDIAVLMSGDGDFERAVELIRSKGKEIVGVGTRGMISAELENACDRYVKLEDIRHEVEKIR from the coding sequence GTGGACCGATCCAACGAGCGCGTAGCCATCTTTGTCGACGGGGCCAACATGTTTTATGCCCAGCGCCTGCTCGGGTGGCACCTGGACTTTGCCCGCGTCATCGAGTACTTCACCCGGGGGCGGGAAATGTACAACGCGTTCTACTACACCGGGGTGCAGGTTCCCCCCGACAACAGTCAGCGCGACTTCCTGACCGCGCTGCGCCATCTCGGGTTCACCATCCGGGAGAAGTCGATCAAGGAGACGGTGGACCAGAACACCAATGCCGTCATCCGGCGCGCCAATCTTGACATTGAAATCGTCATCGATATGTTCAACACCGCGGGCCGTTATGATATCGCCGTGCTCATGAGCGGGGACGGGGACTTCGAGCGGGCGGTGGAGCTCATCCGTTCCAAGGGCAAGGAGATCGTGGGGGTCGGCACCCGCGGGATGATTTCCGCCGAGCTGGAGAATGCCTGCGACCGCTACGTCAAGCTGGAGGACATCCGCCACGAGGTCGAAAAGATCCGCTAG